TGGGTGACTCCGTGTGTGTAGGTCACCAGCCAAGCAGCCCATGCGAAGCCCTGTTTCATTCAAAGGAATTTAGGTTGCTACCGTCCATCAAGGTTTGAATGGATGGGCAGGGCCGGCCCTTGAGTAAGGCGTCCAAGGCGGCCGCCTACGGCACCATTGCATACAGGGACACCAAAATATTTCAATAACATATGTATATAGatgtatttattttttatattattatttatttattttattttttatattttaaaatacaaattttaatTAGAATACATTAACATATATATGATTGGGGGacatattaaaattttaaaatatattattatctttgtgataactttattttaaaattaaaatataatttactttaatttactttaaaaatataattaataaatttatttaataaacaaaacaaagtaaaaatgtgaaaggttTGGAGAAATTGAGTTTTTGGACTATGCGCGTCTATACCCATTACCCCAGATGGCCAGATGCATCGGTTCATCTTAGTAATGTAACTCAAGACTCTATGATAAGGTGTGAAGCTAGAAGTTTAGTTGAAAATGAAATTGAGAGTTTTGAGTTTCTATTTTTTATGTGCATCTGGTTTAACTTGTTAAATATCATTAATGCAGTTAGTAAGTTCTTACAACTTGAAGATATTGATAATGATATTGCATTGTCAAGATTGGAAGAACTTATAAATTTCTTTAATGAGTTTAGAGAAACTGGTTATGACTCTTGTAAGAAGGAGGCAAAAGAGTTAGTTTTGGAGTTGGATGTGGAGCTTGTGTTTTCAGAAAAGCGAAAAATTCGTAGGCTTGTTCATTTTGATGATCTTGGGGTTACTGCAGCTGATGATGATCAGAACTTGAGTGCTGAACAAAAATTCAGAAGGTATTATTTCTTGTATATTGTTgatcaaggtgcttttcaactcAAAAAACGGTTTAAACAGTTTCAAGATTATAAGaaaaaatttgggtttttatTTAACCTGAAGAAGCATTTATCTGGTGATGATGAGAGGTTAAAATCTTGTTGCATGAAACTTGAGGGATTTCTTAGACATGATATGCGATATGATATTGTTGGCGCAGAGTTGTTTAACGAGTTACTAGTGTTTCGAATGGTAATACCCGATGAGATAACAAAGGCAATAGATGTGCTTAATTATTTAAGTTCTAGTTCAAGACAAATAAATTATCCAAATGCTTGGAAAGCTTATAGAATCGTTGTGACCATTCCTGTTACAGTGGTAGAGGCAGAAATGACATTTTTTAGATTGAAACTGATCAAATCTTATCTCCGCTCTTCGATGTCTCAAGATAGACTTAATGGATTGGCTTTATTGTCTATTGAAAGTGAGCTGACAAGTTCTCTAGATTATAGCAAAATCATAGAGAGATTCACATCTCAAAAGCCTAGAAAAAAGTTTCAAAATCAATAAAGGTAAATTCATTTTTATAACTTTATTTTGACATTGTTGTGTACTAGTAATGATGATTGTTCTATATTCATGATACTACATCAGTGGCTTGCAGGAGATTATTGCAGGAGGTTGAAAACTTGGATATTTAGCGTACAAGAAATTCATTATATTCACTTGCTACTTTAGATTCAAGTAAGTTTTCTTTTATACAATGAATATATCTTATTGTGATTTTTTGGTTATGAATATGGGGCACCATTTTTGAATCCCGCCTAGGGCACCCAAATACATAGGGTCGGCCCTGTGGATGGGTTATGTTATGTAGAAGTTTGGTACGGGATAACATACTTGGCCTCGTTTGATACTCCCTCCGTCACAAAATGTTGTTCCTATTTTGACTTTTTTACTATTCATGATAAgtgattgactactaatttacgtctaatctataatatcaaactCGTCATGAGTAATTTTGATTGGATTCGTATTTATAAATACTTTAATATAataaagtttttatatttaatactaatacgaaattaaagatattactccctccgtctcaTTTTACATGTCCCTTTCAGAAAAAAATGCATATTAAGAAAAGGGTTAGTTGGATAACATTTTCAACAAAATGCCTCATTAAATGCATTGAAAAAAGAGAATATATACTAATTTTAGAAAGTCAAATCTTGGAAATAACAAATCTAAgaataattttgaaaaattatgCTTAAATTTACATTGAAAGAATAGAGGGACAAGTAATTTggtacaatttttttttaaaagggACATTATATTGGGACGGAGGGGATAACAATTAAAAGTGTACATTGGCAAATGTATCCAACACAAATAGGAAAAtatttttagggacggagggagtaataattAATGAATAGAATTGGATGAAATAATTCTAATTCAAAGTTCTTAATTTACTTTTTATACAAGAATAAAAATTGAATATACTCATACACTTGTATAAGGTTGTAACATAGCGGTTTACAAATAAATTCGGGGTCTTCTCGTTTAAATTAATTTGGTTCAACAAGCCggtcttaaatataaaattatgtTTGAATGAGTAAAAGAGGTGAATTGAGCTGCACCTAACTTTTTGTCTGTTCGACTCGAACACCACTCATTTAACTTGGACTCGGcttacttttaaaaaaaaaaccaCACTGACACTAATTTTAGAAAAGAATAATCATCTTGACTTTTTTATCAtaagtttaaaattttgaattcaATATAATCAGATTTCTTCATTAACACTCTTGGACGATGATAAATCAACTAACCAAATAAATTCAGTAAATACTGCATAAATCAGTGTCCGGGGAGGGTATAATGTACGCAGTTTTACCCTCACTCAAAGGAATGAAGAAATTGTTTCCCACAAAGACCCCCAACTTGTGTGTGCACGTAGATGTGTGTTAAAGATTAGAAGTCATAAATAATGATACATCAAAATATGTAATGTAATAATTTAATCAACATGAATTTGAGCATATAATTCATACATTAGCACATGATTGTGTTGCGAATTACCTTTATCACGAAACTTTTCATCcattctgtaaaaatatgacccAAAGAGTATAGTTTTGTATATCCACTCTATAAATCTTATGATTCTCAACATCAAAAGAAGACGGAAAAAAACTTACTGGAATGGAGAACCAAACATCCCCTAACAATCACCCCCGCACCGATCTCATAACCACATTTACTACCATCTCTTcacaagaaactctcttattCCTCGAAAGTCATAACTTTGATATCGACGCCGCGATTTCCACTTTCTTCGAAACCTCCACCGATGTCGCCTCCAATGACGCTGTTATTCTCGTCGCTGCTGAATGATTTGAGTCTCTATCATCGGAATCGACACCATCGAGGTCTAGATCGTCGTATCTGCAGCTGTCGGTGCATCCATAATCAATGGTCTGGAGACGAAGAAgtagaggaagaagaagaagaagaagaagaagaagaagaaagaagaagaagaagaagaagaagaagaagtagaagaagagaagaagaagaagaagaagaagaagaagaagaa
This sequence is a window from Apium graveolens cultivar Ventura chromosome 9, ASM990537v1, whole genome shotgun sequence. Protein-coding genes within it:
- the LOC141685010 gene encoding uncharacterized protein LOC141685010, which encodes MRVYTHYPRWPDASVHLSNVTQDSMIRCEARSLVENEIESFEFLFFMCIWFNLLNIINAVSKFLQLEDIDNDIALSRLEELINFFNEFRETGYDSCKKEAKELVLELDVELVFSEKRKIRRLVHFDDLGVTAADDDQNLSAEQKFRRYYFLYIVDQGAFQLKKRFKQFQDYKKKFGFLFNLKKHLSGDDERLKSCCMKLEGFLRHDMRYDIVGAELFNELLVFRMW